In Corynebacterium matruchotii, a single genomic region encodes these proteins:
- a CDS encoding PadR family transcriptional regulator produces the protein MAIKYALLALLAEKPQTASALQQQFIALTEGTQTLNIGQVSQTLSRLERNNFIARAGTVRNPSGHQVEQYELTSAGQELLTEWLERPVIRAMTDRDELVTKIAIAATRPDWDLISLLDTQRSAVLSQLKELNRQNRKLPQQRTAARLTIERRIYDLEAEARWLDRVEALDAPTHTDTPEGQ, from the coding sequence ATGGCAATCAAATACGCACTACTGGCATTACTTGCCGAAAAACCGCAGACCGCGAGCGCCCTGCAACAGCAGTTCATCGCGCTCACCGAGGGCACCCAAACGCTCAACATCGGCCAGGTATCGCAGACCCTGAGCCGCTTGGAGCGCAATAACTTCATTGCCCGCGCAGGTACTGTTCGTAACCCATCCGGCCACCAGGTTGAGCAATACGAGCTCACCTCCGCGGGCCAGGAATTGCTCACCGAATGGCTGGAGCGGCCAGTGATACGGGCAATGACCGACCGGGATGAGCTGGTGACCAAGATAGCCATTGCCGCCACCCGACCGGACTGGGATCTCATTAGTCTGCTTGATACCCAACGGTCGGCAGTGTTATCCCAGCTCAAAGAGCTCAATAGGCAAAATCGTAAGCTGCCACAGCAACGTACCGCGGCCCGGCTCACCATCGAACGCCGCATCTACGATCTTGAGGCCGAGGCCCGCTGGCTCGATCGGGTGGAAGCCCTCGACGCCCCCACGCACACCGACACCCCGGAAGGACAATAA